The following proteins are encoded in a genomic region of Hoeflea phototrophica DFL-43:
- a CDS encoding AAA family ATPase: MRLARDKRQTRLPAPFLKRLTLQEDKMAGKNGYPFGLPWLRDGSFDLRFTTPVTILIGENGTGKSTLVEAIAALCGFDEAGGGKGYRPVDHERAIDKSGAELAEVFRGAWLPRVTTGWFFKAESFFSVARYLDEAAQDVGKPPPDFLSWSHGEGFVRFFEERMSRQGIYFMDEPESALSPKRQLELLRILNTIQERANAQVIMATHSPILMALPNARLLEITRHGIAETNYRDTQHFKLYRSFTSDPEQFIADAISEDEEFDF; encoded by the coding sequence ATGCGATTGGCCCGCGACAAACGGCAAACAAGACTTCCAGCACCTTTTCTGAAGCGGCTGACGCTTCAGGAAGACAAGATGGCGGGCAAGAACGGCTATCCGTTCGGTTTGCCCTGGTTGCGTGACGGGAGTTTCGATCTTCGCTTTACCACTCCGGTCACCATTCTCATTGGCGAAAACGGAACGGGAAAATCAACGCTGGTGGAAGCCATTGCGGCCTTGTGCGGATTCGATGAAGCAGGTGGCGGCAAGGGCTACCGGCCGGTTGATCACGAGCGAGCGATTGACAAAAGTGGGGCGGAACTGGCCGAGGTGTTTCGCGGCGCATGGCTGCCGCGGGTCACAACAGGCTGGTTTTTTAAGGCGGAATCATTTTTCTCCGTGGCACGCTATCTTGATGAAGCGGCTCAGGATGTAGGCAAACCGCCACCGGATTTCCTATCCTGGAGCCATGGCGAGGGATTCGTTCGTTTCTTCGAGGAGCGCATGTCCCGGCAAGGCATCTATTTCATGGATGAACCAGAGAGCGCCTTGTCGCCGAAGCGTCAATTGGAGCTGCTGCGGATACTCAACACCATTCAGGAACGTGCCAACGCACAAGTGATCATGGCAACCCATTCGCCGATCCTAATGGCCTTGCCCAATGCGCGCCTTCTGGAAATCACCAGACATGGGATAGCGGAAACCAATTACCGCGATACGCAGCATTTCAAGCTGTATCGCTCATTCACATCTGATCCTGAACAATTCATAGCTGACGCGATCAGCGAAGATGAGGAGTTCGACTTCTAA
- a CDS encoding DUF1127 domain-containing protein: MPRGRVICERFDHGRNLSACLPCMPGLHSKKATMTMKPHTATQMPADLVKDEANRTRAVIEKTLSGWWRGLCHWSDRRRQRRQLGALEDHLLKDIGITRDQARREACRWFLE, encoded by the coding sequence ATGCCCCGCGGCCGCGTCATCTGCGAACGGTTCGATCATGGCCGAAACTTATCCGCTTGCCTGCCGTGTATGCCTGGACTTCACAGCAAGAAGGCGACCATGACCATGAAGCCACATACCGCGACACAAATGCCTGCAGACCTGGTGAAAGATGAAGCGAACCGAACTCGGGCAGTAATAGAAAAAACCCTTTCCGGATGGTGGCGCGGATTGTGCCATTGGTCCGACCGGCGGCGGCAAAGGCGGCAGTTGGGCGCTCTTGAGGATCATCTTCTCAAGGACATCGGGATCACCCGTGACCAGGCACGGCGCGAAGCCTGCCGGTGGTTCCTGGAGTGA
- a CDS encoding ArsR/SmtB family transcription factor gives MIEPFADDAAAGHRYTEGMSSNPTTPPANAVTISSIAALIGDPARANILSALMGGKALTAGELAFCAHITPQTASSHLAKLLDGQLVAVEKQGRHRYFRLASVAVAEAFESLSGLAAAGPARQRTTGPRDVSMRRARTCYDHMAGTLAVAITDSLVDRGVVVIEDRSGLITEDGSRFLSGIGITFKARTGSARPLCRTCLDWSERRMHLGGQLGASLLTKSLEQNWVRAAGDDRALTITRSGEHAFHKIFGLGTDLIWRP, from the coding sequence ATGATCGAACCGTTCGCAGATGACGCGGCCGCGGGGCATCGCTACACTGAGGGCATGAGCAGCAACCCAACCACGCCCCCGGCCAACGCCGTTACCATATCGTCCATCGCCGCACTGATCGGCGATCCGGCACGGGCCAACATCCTGTCCGCGCTGATGGGCGGCAAGGCATTGACGGCAGGGGAACTCGCCTTCTGCGCGCACATCACTCCGCAAACCGCCAGCAGCCATCTCGCCAAATTGCTCGACGGACAGCTCGTCGCCGTCGAAAAACAGGGCCGGCACCGCTATTTCCGGCTGGCCTCTGTTGCCGTCGCCGAGGCCTTTGAAAGCCTCTCGGGCCTTGCCGCTGCGGGCCCTGCTCGTCAGCGAACCACTGGACCCAGGGATGTTTCAATGCGTCGCGCACGCACCTGTTACGACCACATGGCCGGCACCCTTGCAGTCGCGATCACCGACAGTCTGGTTGATCGCGGGGTGGTCGTCATCGAGGATCGCTCGGGTTTGATCACCGAGGATGGCAGCCGCTTCCTGTCCGGCATCGGGATCACCTTCAAAGCCAGGACCGGTTCCGCCCGGCCCCTATGCCGCACTTGCCTCGACTGGAGCGAACGCCGCATGCATCTGGGCGGCCAGCTCGGCGCTTCGTTGCTCACAAAATCGCTCGAACAGAACTGGGTCAGGGCAGCCGGTGATGACCGCGCTTTGACCATCACACGCAGTGGCGAACATGCATTTCACAAGATCTTCGGTCTGGGCACCGATCTGATATGGCGGCCTTAG
- a CDS encoding RNA methyltransferase, with translation MAGTDRQRELITGGPAIILMEPQLGENIGMVARAMANFGLSNLRIVNPRDGWPNEKAISAASRADHVIESAKVFETLEAATADLNFVFATTARPRDGHKPVRGPVEAGTVLRTRENAGEKTGILFGRERIGLRNWEVGLADEIVTFPVNPAYASLNIAQAVLLISYEWLKSGLADPHETAFSAPEVEPAPKTDLHGLFGQIEEGLDARGYFRSDDKRMKAIDNLRAVLTRPGFSTDEINVLRGVFASFDRFDRSGNRRPKAGRGADATDAVSGDEA, from the coding sequence ATGGCAGGCACGGACAGACAGCGCGAATTGATCACCGGCGGACCGGCGATCATTCTGATGGAGCCGCAACTGGGTGAAAACATCGGCATGGTGGCGCGCGCCATGGCCAATTTCGGACTGTCCAACCTCAGGATCGTCAATCCGCGCGACGGATGGCCGAATGAGAAGGCCATCAGTGCGGCTTCCCGCGCAGACCATGTGATCGAGAGTGCGAAAGTGTTCGAAACGCTTGAGGCCGCGACCGCAGACCTCAATTTCGTGTTCGCCACCACGGCACGGCCGCGTGACGGGCATAAGCCGGTGCGTGGACCGGTGGAGGCTGGAACGGTGCTCAGAACCCGCGAGAACGCGGGCGAGAAAACTGGGATCCTGTTTGGGCGCGAGCGCATCGGGCTGCGAAATTGGGAAGTGGGATTGGCCGACGAGATTGTGACCTTTCCGGTCAATCCGGCCTATGCCTCGCTCAACATCGCGCAGGCGGTGCTGCTGATATCCTATGAATGGCTCAAATCCGGCCTGGCCGATCCGCATGAGACAGCCTTCAGCGCGCCGGAAGTGGAGCCTGCACCGAAAACCGATCTTCATGGCCTGTTCGGCCAGATCGAGGAGGGGCTTGATGCGCGGGGCTATTTCCGCTCCGACGACAAGCGGATGAAGGCGATCGACAATTTGCGTGCGGTGCTGACGCGGCCGGGGTTCTCGACCGACGAAATCAATGTGCTGCGCGGTGTGTTCGCCTCCTTTGACCGGTTTGACCGGTCCGGCAATCGTCGCCCCAAGGCCGGGCGCGGAGCAGATGCGACGGATGCAGTATCTGGAGATGAGGCATGA
- a CDS encoding GNAT family N-acetyltransferase has protein sequence MADLSIPIETERLRLRPFTMADVDAVHAYHGLEAVACYQDWEPRSRVEVATEVAKWADGGWDRQAPEAIVFAVTLRDTGALIGDIVLLFRDRDARQGEIGFSFNPSHGGKGYATEAVPAVFSVGFGHFNLHRILGRCDARNRPSWQLMQRLGMRREAHFREHALFKGVWDEEFHYAMLAREWAEMDRGGS, from the coding sequence ATGGCGGACTTGTCCATTCCAATCGAGACGGAACGCTTGCGGCTGAGGCCATTCACCATGGCCGACGTCGATGCAGTGCATGCCTATCACGGCCTCGAGGCAGTGGCATGCTACCAGGACTGGGAACCCCGTTCGCGCGTCGAGGTGGCGACCGAGGTTGCAAAATGGGCGGATGGGGGCTGGGATAGGCAAGCTCCAGAAGCCATCGTCTTCGCCGTGACGCTGAGGGACACCGGAGCCCTGATTGGTGACATAGTGTTGTTGTTTCGTGACCGTGACGCGCGGCAGGGGGAGATCGGTTTTTCCTTCAATCCTTCGCATGGCGGCAAGGGGTATGCCACCGAGGCAGTGCCCGCGGTGTTCTCGGTCGGTTTTGGCCACTTCAATCTGCACCGGATCTTGGGGCGTTGCGACGCGCGCAACAGGCCTTCGTGGCAGTTGATGCAGCGGCTGGGTATGCGGCGGGAAGCGCATTTTCGAGAGCATGCGCTCTTCAAGGGCGTCTGGGATGAGGAATTCCACTACGCCATGCTGGCAAGGGAATGGGCTGAAATGGACAGGGGCGGTTCCTGA
- a CDS encoding DUF1883 domain-containing protein — protein sequence MKTYPRYKRYDLGKQAAGTVVEVVLSCINNVRLMDHANFQRYSDQKPYKCIGGRIEKSPVRFTIPLNGQWHVVVDKIGFQTLANSNVRAIVPASSKSASSSAAKSRAVSNNVQGVYEAERPDSEAHVVTRIINELNTYKQIANTDMLTGLANRRAFDIQLEGIYNEPGKLPQTALIICDIDHFKSFNDTYGHAIGDTVLKTVAETIRESLPANATPARIGGEEFAIIVEKASLQQVQLIAETARRAIEDRMFIDEESGTDCGKVTISMGICLADVAAKMSELYQKADLALYASKKSGRNRCTVFDESMIDQQENQEPAPPNSRRRQGSRNPVRKEIELRL from the coding sequence TTGAAAACGTATCCTCGTTACAAACGATATGATCTTGGCAAGCAAGCAGCCGGAACCGTGGTCGAAGTCGTGTTGTCCTGCATCAACAATGTGCGGCTGATGGATCACGCCAATTTCCAACGGTATTCCGATCAGAAGCCGTACAAGTGCATCGGCGGCAGAATTGAGAAATCGCCGGTCCGCTTCACCATTCCCCTGAACGGGCAATGGCACGTGGTGGTTGACAAGATCGGCTTTCAAACGCTCGCAAATTCCAATGTGCGCGCCATCGTGCCTGCGAGCTCGAAATCCGCGTCATCCAGTGCAGCGAAATCCCGGGCCGTCTCCAACAACGTCCAGGGCGTGTATGAGGCAGAGCGGCCAGATTCCGAGGCGCATGTGGTCACGCGCATCATCAACGAGCTCAACACATACAAGCAGATCGCCAACACCGACATGCTCACCGGTCTGGCCAATCGCCGGGCCTTCGACATTCAACTCGAAGGCATTTACAACGAGCCAGGGAAACTCCCGCAAACGGCGCTGATCATCTGCGACATTGACCACTTCAAATCATTCAACGACACCTACGGCCATGCGATTGGCGATACAGTCCTCAAGACTGTTGCAGAGACCATTCGCGAAAGCCTGCCTGCAAACGCAACTCCTGCACGAATCGGTGGCGAAGAATTCGCGATCATCGTCGAGAAAGCCAGTCTTCAGCAGGTGCAGTTGATCGCGGAAACCGCCCGCCGGGCCATTGAAGACCGGATGTTCATCGATGAGGAATCCGGAACCGATTGCGGCAAGGTGACGATTTCGATGGGCATCTGCTTGGCCGATGTGGCCGCAAAGATGAGCGAGCTTTACCAGAAAGCCGACCTGGCGCTTTACGCCTCAAAGAAAAGCGGACGAAACCGTTGCACGGTCTTTGACGAAAGCATGATCGATCAGCAGGAAAATCAGGAGCCCGCCCCCCCAAACAGCCGACGGCGGCAGGGCAGCCGGAATCCGGTCCGCAAGGAAATCGAACTCCGGCTCTGA
- a CDS encoding ATP-binding protein: MQVGINMGDMAGGQPAMLDIEELLATRLLVQGNSGSGKSHLLRRLLEQSAEWVQQVIIDPEGDFVTLSQKYGHLVVDGERSEGELAGIASRIRKHRVSCVLSLEGLEIDDQMRAAATFLNAMFDAEHEHWYPVLVVVDEAQMFAPAAGGEVAEDARKMSLGAMTNLMCRGRKRGLAGVIATQRLAKLAKNVAAEASNFLMGRTFLDIDMARAADLLGMDRRQAEMFRDLKRGNFVGLGPALSRRPLPIAIGDVETQARSSSPKLMPMPEAVVDVEDLIFTPDAEELTRPVTRRARPAPRPTTDILAELSQATPLTEAPLSSPSGSDAGAAETSSEAAEERARKLSDVLETILSDRESGYRTDSALYQDFLVRSRMARISGSPMSLADFRRRVAIARSGVDEETAAGEAWATALKLADRVSEDLQGVFLMLAKAAIKAEPCPSDARIARAYGTHSARRARRLLGYFEEQGLIIVHADPFGKRIVGMPDLQAETAPGAADAPDEGAENAEAAE, translated from the coding sequence GTGCAGGTCGGGATCAACATGGGCGATATGGCCGGGGGGCAACCGGCCATGCTCGACATCGAGGAGTTGCTGGCGACACGGCTTCTGGTGCAGGGCAATTCCGGATCCGGCAAGTCGCATCTGCTGAGACGGCTGCTCGAGCAATCGGCTGAGTGGGTGCAGCAGGTGATTATCGATCCCGAAGGGGATTTCGTCACGCTGTCGCAGAAATACGGACATCTGGTGGTTGATGGCGAGCGCAGCGAGGGCGAGCTTGCGGGCATTGCCAGCCGCATCCGCAAACACCGTGTCTCCTGTGTGCTGTCGCTCGAAGGGCTCGAGATTGACGACCAGATGCGCGCCGCGGCGACCTTCCTCAACGCCATGTTCGATGCCGAGCACGAGCACTGGTATCCGGTTCTGGTGGTGGTGGACGAGGCGCAGATGTTTGCCCCGGCTGCGGGTGGTGAAGTGGCTGAGGACGCGCGCAAGATGTCGCTCGGCGCCATGACAAATCTGATGTGCCGTGGCCGTAAGCGCGGACTGGCGGGCGTGATCGCCACCCAGCGTCTGGCGAAACTGGCGAAGAACGTGGCGGCGGAAGCCTCGAATTTCCTGATGGGTCGGACTTTTCTCGACATCGACATGGCGCGCGCCGCGGACCTCTTGGGCATGGACCGGCGGCAGGCGGAGATGTTCCGGGACTTGAAGCGCGGCAATTTTGTCGGCCTCGGACCGGCTTTGTCACGCCGCCCGCTGCCGATTGCCATTGGCGATGTCGAAACCCAGGCGCGCTCCTCGAGCCCGAAGCTGATGCCGATGCCCGAGGCGGTGGTGGATGTGGAGGACCTGATCTTCACCCCCGACGCCGAGGAGCTGACACGGCCGGTCACGCGCCGCGCCAGGCCCGCACCACGGCCAACCACCGACATTCTGGCCGAACTCTCGCAGGCCACGCCACTCACGGAAGCGCCGCTGTCATCACCATCCGGCAGTGACGCCGGTGCAGCGGAGACAAGCAGCGAGGCGGCAGAGGAGCGGGCGCGCAAGCTCAGCGATGTTCTGGAAACAATTTTGTCCGATCGCGAGTCCGGCTACCGGACAGATTCGGCGCTGTATCAGGATTTTCTGGTGCGCTCGCGCATGGCGCGGATCTCGGGCTCGCCGATGTCCTTGGCCGACTTCCGCCGCCGTGTCGCCATCGCCCGTTCGGGTGTCGATGAGGAGACTGCGGCAGGCGAGGCCTGGGCCACGGCGCTGAAGCTTGCTGACCGGGTGTCGGAAGATCTGCAGGGCGTGTTCCTGATGCTGGCCAAGGCCGCGATCAAGGCCGAGCCTTGCCCCTCCGACGCCCGCATCGCGCGCGCCTACGGCACCCACTCGGCGCGGCGCGCGCGCAGGCTGCTCGGCTATTTCGAGGAGCAGGGGCTGATCATCGTGCACGCCGATCCCTTCGGCAAACGTATTGTCGGTATGCCCGACCTTCAGGCCGAAACAGCGCCGGGGGCGGCGGATGCGCCGGATGAGGGGGCGGAGAATGCCGAGGCGGCAGAGTAA
- the pepT gene encoding peptidase T, with protein sequence MTDTVLDRLLRHVVIDTQSDPASSAQPSTEKQKDLARVLVEELLTLGLDDAHMDEHGNVYATLPSNTGKDVPVICFCSHMDTAPDFTGTNVKPKVVRNYQGGDIQLTGDTSRIIKVSEHPDLKNQIGHDIVTTDGTTLLGADDKAGIAEIMTAAATLIANPEIRHGTIKILFTTDEEIGRGADKVDIAKLGAAFAYTLDGSTIGEIDDETFSADGVEIEITGVAQHPGTSKGVMENAIKIAADIVARLPKHIAPETTDGRQGFIHPTGISGSMDSANLQFIIRDFVNEGLTEKEDLLREIAEDVMLSYPGSAMRFEVTEQYRNMKEVLDRHPEIMANLIEAVRRVGLTPVTNAIRGGTDGSRLSFMGLPCPNIYTGGHSYHSPLEWVSVQDMEKSVETIVELVKVWEERA encoded by the coding sequence CCAGTCCGACCCCGCATCAAGCGCCCAGCCCTCCACCGAAAAGCAGAAGGACCTCGCCCGCGTGCTGGTCGAAGAGCTTCTGACGCTCGGCCTTGACGACGCGCATATGGACGAGCACGGCAATGTCTATGCGACGCTGCCATCAAACACCGGCAAGGATGTGCCGGTGATCTGCTTCTGCTCGCACATGGACACCGCTCCCGATTTCACCGGCACAAACGTCAAGCCCAAAGTCGTGCGCAATTACCAGGGCGGCGACATTCAGCTCACCGGCGACACCAGCCGGATCATCAAGGTCAGCGAGCATCCCGACCTCAAGAATCAGATCGGCCACGACATCGTCACCACCGACGGCACCACTTTGCTTGGCGCCGACGACAAGGCCGGCATCGCCGAAATCATGACCGCCGCCGCAACGCTGATTGCCAACCCTGAGATCCGGCACGGCACCATCAAGATCCTCTTCACCACCGACGAGGAGATCGGCCGCGGCGCTGACAAGGTCGACATTGCAAAACTCGGCGCCGCCTTCGCCTACACCCTGGATGGCAGCACCATCGGCGAGATCGACGACGAGACCTTCTCTGCCGATGGCGTCGAGATCGAAATCACCGGCGTGGCGCAGCACCCGGGCACCTCAAAGGGCGTGATGGAGAACGCCATCAAGATCGCCGCCGACATCGTCGCCCGGCTGCCAAAGCACATAGCCCCCGAGACCACCGACGGCCGCCAGGGCTTCATCCATCCCACCGGCATCAGCGGTTCCATGGACAGTGCGAATCTGCAGTTCATCATCCGGGATTTCGTCAATGAAGGCCTCACCGAAAAGGAAGACCTGCTCAGAGAGATCGCAGAGGACGTGATGCTGTCCTATCCCGGCTCGGCCATGCGCTTCGAGGTCACCGAGCAATACCGCAACATGAAAGAGGTGCTCGACCGCCACCCCGAAATCATGGCCAATCTGATTGAGGCCGTCCGCCGGGTTGGCCTCACCCCGGTCACCAACGCGATCCGCGGCGGCACCGACGGCTCCCGCCTTTCCTTCATGGGCCTGCCCTGCCCCAACATCTACACCGGCGGCCACTCCTACCACTCCCCGCTCGAATGGGTCAGCGTTCAGGACATGGAAAAGTCGGTGGAAACCATTGTCGAGCTGGTGAAGGTCTGGGAAGAGCGGGCGTAG
- a CDS encoding NADP-dependent isocitrate dehydrogenase, whose protein sequence is MAKIKVANPVVDLDGDEMTRIIWQFIKEKLILPYLDLPIEYYDLSVEYRDETNDQVTIDAANAIKKHGVGIKCATITPDEARVEEFGLKKMWRSPNGTIRNILGGVIFREPIIMNNVPRLVPGWTKPIIVGRHAFGDQYRATDFKFPGKGKLSIKFVGDDGETIEHDVFDAPSAGVAMAMYNLDDSIRDFARASLNYALQRGVPCYLSTKNTILKTYDGRFKDLFQEIFDAEFKEKYDEAKIWYEHRLIDDMVAAAIKWSGGYVWACKNYDGDVQSDIVAQGFGSLGLMTSVLMTPDGKTVEAEAAHGTVTRHYRQHQKGEETSTNSIASIFAWTRGLAHRAKLDDNAELATFADTLEKVCIQTVESGFMTKDLALLIGPDQPWLSTTGFLDKIDENLQKAMA, encoded by the coding sequence ATGGCAAAGATCAAGGTTGCAAACCCGGTCGTCGATCTCGACGGCGATGAGATGACTCGCATCATCTGGCAGTTCATCAAGGAAAAACTGATCCTGCCCTATCTCGATCTGCCAATCGAATATTACGACCTTTCGGTGGAATATCGCGATGAAACCAACGACCAGGTGACCATCGACGCCGCCAACGCCATCAAGAAGCACGGCGTCGGCATCAAATGCGCGACCATTACGCCTGATGAAGCCCGCGTCGAGGAGTTCGGCCTGAAGAAGATGTGGCGTTCACCCAACGGCACCATCCGCAACATCCTCGGCGGCGTGATCTTCCGCGAACCGATCATCATGAACAACGTGCCGCGCCTCGTTCCCGGCTGGACCAAGCCGATCATCGTCGGGCGTCACGCTTTCGGTGACCAGTATCGCGCCACCGATTTCAAGTTCCCCGGCAAGGGCAAGCTGTCGATCAAGTTCGTCGGTGACGATGGCGAGACCATCGAACATGACGTCTTCGACGCACCATCGGCCGGCGTTGCCATGGCGATGTACAACCTGGATGATTCGATCCGCGATTTTGCCCGCGCTTCGCTCAACTACGCGCTGCAGCGTGGCGTGCCTTGCTATCTGTCGACCAAGAACACCATCCTCAAGACCTATGATGGCCGCTTCAAGGATCTGTTCCAGGAGATCTTTGATGCCGAGTTCAAGGAAAAATACGACGAAGCCAAGATCTGGTACGAGCACCGACTGATCGACGACATGGTGGCTGCCGCCATCAAGTGGTCCGGCGGCTATGTCTGGGCCTGCAAGAACTATGATGGCGACGTCCAGTCCGACATCGTGGCCCAGGGCTTTGGTTCGCTCGGCCTGATGACATCGGTCCTGATGACACCCGATGGCAAGACCGTGGAAGCCGAAGCCGCCCACGGCACGGTGACCCGTCACTACCGCCAGCACCAGAAGGGCGAGGAAACCTCGACCAACTCGATCGCCTCGATCTTCGCCTGGACCCGTGGCCTCGCCCACCGCGCCAAGCTTGACGACAATGCCGAACTGGCCACCTTCGCCGACACACTCGAGAAGGTCTGCATCCAGACCGTCGAATCCGGCTTCATGACCAAGGACCTGGCGCTGCTGATCGGCCCCGACCAGCCCTGGCTGTCGACCACCGGGTTCCTCGACAAGATCGACGAGAACTTGCAGAAGGCCATGGCCTAA
- a CDS encoding AraC family transcriptional regulator: MAKNNGIADYRERLERVRKHIHENLDGPLNLDDLADIACLSRFHWHRTYRGLTGETVWQTVRRLRLHRAAAELANGTLAIEQIVARSGYTNSRAFSQAFKADYGLPPFRYRAEGGHRRYENPEWQESDTMYDVRIEEMGPAKLVGFEHTGPYTEIGSAFEKFYAEVGPANLASQAMAIAAAYFSDPDITAPEECRSLAGMIVSPGLDVAGGFDRFDILAGRYAVLQHKGAYAELPKAYQWFYGAWLADSGESAAAAPAVEKYLNSPMNTAPAELVTEICMPLA; encoded by the coding sequence ATGGCGAAGAACAACGGCATTGCTGATTACCGGGAACGGCTCGAGCGGGTGCGCAAACATATCCACGAAAATCTCGATGGGCCGCTCAATCTGGATGATCTTGCCGACATCGCCTGTCTCTCCCGCTTTCACTGGCATCGCACCTATCGCGGTCTGACAGGAGAAACCGTGTGGCAGACGGTCAGGCGGCTGCGGTTGCACCGCGCGGCTGCGGAACTCGCCAATGGCACTCTGGCCATAGAGCAGATCGTGGCGCGCAGTGGCTACACCAACAGCCGTGCATTCAGCCAGGCCTTCAAGGCTGATTATGGTCTGCCACCGTTTCGTTATCGCGCCGAGGGCGGTCACCGGCGCTACGAAAACCCTGAATGGCAGGAGAGTGACACCATGTATGATGTCCGCATTGAAGAAATGGGCCCGGCAAAACTCGTCGGGTTTGAACATACCGGTCCCTATACGGAAATCGGTTCGGCGTTCGAGAAGTTCTATGCCGAGGTGGGGCCAGCCAACCTTGCGAGCCAGGCCATGGCCATTGCCGCGGCCTATTTTTCCGACCCCGATATAACGGCCCCTGAAGAGTGCAGATCGCTTGCGGGCATGATCGTCTCGCCTGGTCTGGATGTGGCCGGAGGTTTTGACCGGTTTGACATTCTGGCCGGGCGCTACGCCGTTTTGCAGCACAAGGGCGCTTATGCCGAACTGCCCAAAGCCTATCAATGGTTCTATGGTGCCTGGCTGGCCGATAGCGGTGAGAGTGCAGCTGCGGCTCCGGCTGTTGAAAAATATCTCAACTCACCGATGAATACGGCTCCCGCTGAACTGGTGACTGAGATCTGCATGCCGCTTGCGTGA
- the murI gene encoding glutamate racemase: MSERPVVVFDSGIGGLSVLREARVIMPGRRFVYVADDAGFPYGAWEEGALRDRIVGLFAGLIEKHNPALALIACNTASTIVMPALRAAYPELPFVGTVPAIKPAAERTKSGLVSVLATPGTVKRQYTRDLIRDYADKVHVRLVGSENLAALAETYMRKGFVDEAAVKAEIDPCFVERDGQKTDIVVLACTHFPFLVNRMRKMAPWPVDWIDPAEAIARRALAIVDTLPGGHALPDARDSVVFTSGNPDYSALRLMHGFGLTAG, translated from the coding sequence ATGAGCGAGCGGCCGGTTGTGGTGTTTGACAGCGGCATTGGCGGCCTGAGCGTGCTGCGCGAGGCGCGGGTGATCATGCCGGGGCGGCGCTTCGTCTATGTGGCGGATGATGCCGGCTTTCCCTATGGCGCCTGGGAAGAGGGGGCGCTCCGTGATCGGATTGTCGGGCTGTTCGCCGGGTTGATTGAAAAACACAATCCTGCGCTGGCGCTGATTGCCTGCAACACCGCCTCGACCATCGTGATGCCGGCCTTGCGTGCGGCCTATCCGGAACTGCCCTTTGTCGGCACCGTGCCGGCGATCAAGCCTGCTGCGGAGCGGACCAAATCGGGCCTGGTTTCGGTGCTTGCGACGCCTGGCACGGTGAAGCGGCAATATACCCGCGACCTGATCCGTGATTATGCCGACAAGGTGCATGTGCGTCTGGTGGGGTCGGAAAATCTGGCGGCTCTGGCCGAAACCTATATGCGCAAGGGATTTGTCGATGAGGCTGCGGTGAAGGCGGAGATCGATCCGTGTTTTGTCGAACGGGATGGCCAAAAGACCGACATCGTGGTGCTGGCCTGCACGCATTTTCCGTTTCTGGTCAATCGCATGCGCAAGATGGCGCCCTGGCCGGTGGACTGGATCGACCCGGCCGAGGCGATTGCGCGCCGGGCCCTGGCAATCGTCGACACGCTGCCGGGCGGTCACGCATTGCCGGATGCGCGTGACAGCGTGGTGTTCACCTCGGGCAATCCCGATTACAGCGCCTTGAGACTGATGCACGGGTTCGGGCTGACGGCCGGATGA